A genome region from Primulina eburnea isolate SZY01 chromosome 9, ASM2296580v1, whole genome shotgun sequence includes the following:
- the LOC140841231 gene encoding uncharacterized protein, with protein sequence MGQGEETKTRPDPNIEIQERGEIFFFCRPKVEKEEAHGPDEVQRLYLVLRPESGERPVEYKQEGDKKDSPSGGHGSQEVNIEKQLLLRLIVMGRKTLPDTSKKSRPHWGFVEMVTTKIEDLKNALQGGEYDTATRGHRHKPDARAAGAGVYRILRHKTHTHLVYKLEQPNEEKEAFNIAPEASFLLQIKNPGQQGSSSGFRGLQSKKKAAFPAHIQGLFGHRRFHPADPPDFLNYEGCEILLISASDDLDEELGLELKTEQHECSDLMDMLGDTGYPRPLLEGTWT encoded by the exons atgggACAAGGAGAGGAAACAAAGACCAGGCCCGACCCGAATATAGAGATTCAG GAAAGAGGCGAAATATTCTTCTTTTGCAGGCCTAAAGTAGAGAAGGAAGAAGCACATGGGCCTGATGAAGTACAGCGTTTGTACTTGGTTCTCCGACCAGAATCTGGGGAAAGACCCGTTGAATATAAACAAGAAGGCGATAAGAAGGATTCCCCGAGCGGTGGACATGGCAGCCAG GAAGTAAACATCGAGAAACAACTTCTGTTGCGACTCATTGTGATGGGTCGTAAAACTCTTCCAGATACCAGCAAGAAGAGTAGGCCGCATTGGGGCTTTGTTGAGATGGTCACAACTAAAATTGAAGACCTTAAGAATGCTCTCCAAGGAG GAGAATATGATACTGCAACAAGAGGTCATAGGCACAAACCCGATGCGAGGGCGGCGGGAGCAGGCGTATATCGGATCCTAAGGCACAAGACGCACACACATTTGGTTTACAAGCTTGAACAGCCAAACGAGGAAAAGGAAGCCTTCAACATAGCTCCAGAAGCATCGTTCCTCCTGCAGATAAAGAACCCGGGTCAGCAGGGTTCTTCTTCCGGATTCAGAGGGCTGCAGAGCAAGAAGAAAGCAGCATTTCCTGCCCACATACAGGGCTTATTCGGACATCGGCGCTTTCATCCAGCAGACCCCCCTGATTTCCTCAACTATGAAGGATGTGAGATTCTACTTATATCCGCATCCGACGACCTGGATGAAGAGCTGGGACTGGAGTTGAAAACGGAACAGCACGAGTGCTCTGATCTAATGGATATGTTGGGGGACACTGGTTACCCTCGTCCCTTGCTTGAAGGCACTTGGACCTGA
- the LOC140841234 gene encoding pollen receptor-like kinase 4 has translation MVKGAAHPVRPCPKTISKKLCLSFLIIVVVVLQLQVASNAQGIEDASISALIKFKSSLENVEPFLANWDPSISHPCSGNRGNWKGVLCFNGYVWGLQLENMNLRGQIDVDSLVPLRYLRTLSFMNNSFDGQMPDWRKLGALKSLFLSNNQFSGQIPEDAFKGMSYLKKVYMANNKFTGHIPASVESPKLRELSLQDNQFTGSIPPISSKHLKLFNVSNNQLEGAIPAPLMKFGPSSFSGNKALCGKPLDSRCEPPPAPPPDLEPSLGSPPPSGQITSTPIAAKDNKSSPARIAIIVVSALVGLFLIILLLLLCKRNHESQTPRLGVEKSVPVTTVEPVGDMKENGNLPKRAEPQAGKLSFVRDDREKFDLQDLMRASAEVLGSGNFGASYKAVLVEGEALVVKRFKQMNTVAKEDFHEHMRRLGRLKHPNLLPLVAYLYRKEEKLLVFDYVYNGSLASHLHGKRSHEPCLSWPIRLNIIKGVAQGLAYLHRELPSLTVPHAHLKSSNVLLDKFFNPVLMDYSLVPVVNPGQVQDILVAYKSPEYAQHGTTSKKTDVWCLGILILEILTGKLVAKYLSQGSEPYGANIAGWIDGIVSNSSNTEVFDKEIKDHGCIPQMEKLLKIGIACCEEDEDKRWDLEEALGQIQQLQEH, from the exons ATGGTGAAGGGCGCGGCTCATCCTGTGCGCCCGTGCCCGAAAACGATATCCAAAAAGCTTTGTTTGTCCTTCTTGATTATTGTAGTAGTCGTCCTGCAGCTTCAGGTGGCCAGTAACGCACAAGGAATTGAAGATGCATCCATATCTGCTCTCATCAAGTTCAAAAGCTCCCTGGAAAATGTGGAGCCGTTTCTTGCCAACTGGGATCCATCCATATCACATCCATGTTCAGGAAACCGTGGAAACTGGAAAGGTGTTCTGTGCTTCAATGGCTACGTGTGGGGATTGCAACTCGAAAACATGAACCTCAGGGGGCAAATTGATGTGGATTCTCTTGTCCCTCTGCGTTATTTGCGGACCCTTAGCTTTATGAACAACAGCTTCGATGGGCAAATGCCAGATTGGAGGAAGCTTGGCGCTCTCAAGTCCCTGTTCTTGTCCAACAATCAGTTTTCGGGTCAGATACCGGAGGACGCTTTCAAAGGTATGAGCTATTTGAAGAAAGTTTATATGGCAAACAACAAGTTCACAGGCCATATCCCTGCATCCGTTGAATCCCCTAAACTCAGAGAGTTGAGTCTCCAGGACAACCAATTCACGGGCAGCATACCGCCAATCAGCTCAAAGCATCTCAAACTCTTCAATGTATCTAACAATCAATTGGAGGGTGCAATCCCTGCTCCACTAATGAAATTCGGTCCCAGCTCCTTTTCAG GCAACAAAGCACTGTGCGGGAAGCCGCTAGACTCAAGATGCGAGCCGCCCCCAGCCCCCCCACCAGATTTGGAGCCATCTCTCGGCTCTCCTCCTCCTTCAGGTCAAATTACCAGCACCCCGATTGCTGCTAAAGATAACAAGTCATCTCCCGCTCGAATTGCAATAATTGTGGTGTCAGCCTTAGTGGGGTTGTTTCTCATCATATTGCTGCTCCTCTTGTGCAAGCGAAACCATGAGAGCCAAACACCACGACTGGGGGTTGAAAAGAGCGTGCCAGTGACGACAGTGGAGCCTGTCGGCGACATGAAAGAAAACGGAAACCTACCCAAAAGAGCTGAACCACAAGCAGGTAAGCTGTCTTTTGTTAGAGACGATAGAGAAAAGTTTGACTTGCAAGACTTGATGAGAGCATCGGCTGAGGTGTTGGGAAGTGGCAACTTTGGGGCATCTTACAAGGCAGTATTGGTGGAGGGGGAGGCGCTGGTGGTGAAGAGGTTCAAGCAAATGAATACAGTAGCCAAGGAAGACTTCCACGAGCACATGAGAAGGCTAGGCCGACTCAAACACCCGAATCTTCTGCCGCTCGTCGCCTACTTGTATCGCAAAGAAGAGAAGTTACTGGTTTTTGACTATGTGTACAACGGAAGCTTGGCTTCGCATCTTCATGGAAAACGTTCTCACGAGCCATGTCTCAGCTGGCCAATCCGGTTAAACATCATAAAAGGAGTGGCGCAGGGGCTGGCTTATCTTCACAGAGAGCTTCCAAGTCTAACTGTGCCTCACGCACACCTCAAATCCTCAAATGTACTTCTGGACAAATTCTTCAACCCCGTGCTCATGGACTACTCCCTGGTGCCTGTGGTAAACCCCGGCCAAGTACAAGATATCCTAGTGGCCTACAAGTCTCCGGAATATGCCCAACATGGCACGACCTCGAAGAAAACAGATGTTTGGTGTTTAGGGATTTTGATATTGGAGATATTGACAGGCAAGTTGGTGGCCAAGTATCTGTCCCAAGGATCCGAACCATATGGCGCGAACATAGCCGGATGGATCGATGGCATTGTAAGCAATAGCAGCAACACAGAAGTTTTCGACAAAGAGATTAAGGATCACGGATGTATACCGCAAATGGAGAAGCTTTTGAAGATTGGAATAGCATGCTGTGAAGAGGATGAGGACAAAAGATGGGATTTGGAGGAGGCACTTGGCCAGATCCAACAGCTTCAAGAACATTGA
- the LOC140841232 gene encoding uncharacterized protein, giving the protein MERLPTTVSEDSESNKKKKRGRMPSPQELVSHYEKQGMENQQASLKVIQDLQTALFRMITANRTRKPADSKLDAVHSRLLNLEMKLDSKPSYPQALALGIASAGIWNGAVQLWNLVRRATDSS; this is encoded by the coding sequence ATGGAGAGATTACCGACAACAGTTTCCGAGGATAGCGAGAGcaacaagaagaagaagagagGTAGAATGCCCAGCCCCCAAGAGCTGGTGTCTCACTACGAGAAGCAGGGGATGGAGAATCAGCAGGCTTCGCTCAAGGTCATTCAGGATTTGCAGACTGCCCTCTTCAGAATGATCACCGCCAATCGCACGCGCAAGCCTGCCGATTCCAAGCTCGACGCCGTCCACTCCCGCCTGCTGAACCTCGAGATGAAGCTAGATTCCAAGCCTAGTTACCCTCAAGCGCTGGCTCTAGGCATCGCCTCCGCAGGCATTTGGAATGGCGCCGTCCAGCTATGGAATTTGGTTCGCCGGGCTACAGATTCCTCCTAG